One window from the genome of Prochlorococcus marinus XMU1411 encodes:
- a CDS encoding helix-turn-helix domain-containing protein, with product MQMVEEEVNNIDVMGLSTREMEIIDLVADGLTNQEIAVKLTISKRTVDNHVSNMFTKTGSKNRVALLNWAMDNGKICRDGFNCCSLPDSEQEV from the coding sequence ATGCAAATGGTTGAAGAAGAAGTAAACAACATTGATGTTATGGGTCTCTCCACGAGAGAGATGGAAATCATTGATCTCGTAGCCGATGGGCTTACAAATCAAGAAATTGCGGTAAAACTAACTATTAGTAAAAGAACGGTAGATAATCATGTAAGTAATATGTTTACAAAAACTGGTTCCAAAAATAGAGTGGCACTTCTAAACTGGGCAATGGATAATGGAAAGATTTGTAGAGATGGATTTAATTGTTGTTCACTTCCAGACTCTGAGCAAGAGGTGTAA